The following are encoded together in the Salvia hispanica cultivar TCC Black 2014 chromosome 6, UniMelb_Shisp_WGS_1.0, whole genome shotgun sequence genome:
- the LOC125197098 gene encoding protein GRAVITROPIC IN THE LIGHT 1-like yields MDSAIRSSPTRSKFAKTFSKLTHSKKSTKSRAGICIPIAPQKLQCCESKKFGEEAMAELRDRAAMEAFIARLFAAVSSVKAAYAAQQMAQLPYDDAAVQSADQAVVDELRAMSELKRQFLKNQIDSSPPHVVAMLAEIQEQQSLMKTYEITMRKMQREIDLKSSRISSLSESLKEINRNNRLLEKTISATGSFSVLETVSFHSLSISDFVVVHKYALRSVRHFAKQLIREMESASWNIDAAVNAIHSGVKFNRKDHRGLVFESFVCREIFSGFNDPLFGIEKIDNSEKQRRRIFFFEEFTKLRSVSVSHFVKHNPSSMFGNFLKSKYLNLVHPKMEFSFFGNLNQRKMVNGGDLPETELFKMFGEMSRRVWLLHCLAFSFGCEVGVFEAERNSRFSEVYMENVFAAAVGDLRVAFTVVPGFRFGHTVVQTQVYLVPGKC; encoded by the coding sequence ATGGATTCAGCAATCCGATCATCCCCAACGAGAAGCAAATTCGCGAAAACATTTTCCAAATTAACTCATTcaaaaaaatccacaaaaagTCGCGCCGGAATTTGCATTCCGATCGCGCCGCAGAAGCTGCAATGCTGCGAGTCAAAGAAGTTCGGCGAAGAAGCGATGGCGGAGCTGCGAGACAGAGCTGCCATGGAAGCTTTCATCGCGAGGCTCTTCGCGGCGGTTTCCTCGGTGAAGGCGGCCTACGCCGCGCAGCAGATGGCGCAGCTTCCGTACGACGACGCGGCGGTGCAGTCAGCGGATCAAGCCGTCGTCGACGAGCTGCGCGCTATGTCGGAGCTGAAGCGCCAGTTTTTGAAGAATCAGATTGATTCGTCGCCGCCGCACGTGGTGGCGATGCTGGCGGAGATTCAGGAGCAGCAGTCGCTGATGAAGACGTACGAAATCACGATGAGGAAAATGCAGCGGGAAATTGATCTCAAATCGTCGCGGATTTCTTCGCTGAGCGAAAGTTTGAAAGAGATTAACCGGAATAATAGGTTATTGGAGAAGACGATTAGCGCAACCGGAAGTTTCTCAGTTCTCGAAACAGTGTCGTTCCATAGCTTAAGCATTAGTGATTTCGTCGTTGTGCATAAATACGCGTTGAGATCTGTGAGGCATTTTGCCAAACAGTTGATCCGCGAAATGGAATCCGCCAGCTGGAATATCGACGCCGCTGTCAACGCGATTCACAGCGGCGTTAAATTCAACAGAAAGGATCACAGAGGCTTAGTGTTCGAATCGTTTGTTTGCAGAGAGATTTTCAGCGGCTTCAACGATCCTCTCTTCGGAATCGAGAAAATCGATAATTCAGAGAAGCAGCGGCGCCGGATTTTCTTCTTCGAGGAGTTCACGAAATTGAGGTCGGTCTCTGTGAGTCATTTCGTCAAACACAACCCGAGCTCGATGTTcggaaattttttgaaatctaAGTATCTTAACTTGGTACATCCGAAGATGGAATTCTCGTTTTTCGGCAATTTAAACCAGAGGAAGATGGTGAACGGCGGGGATTTGCCGGAAACGGAGTTGTTCAAGATGTTTGGTGAAATGTCGAGAAGAGTTTGGCTACTTCATTGTTTGGCATTTTCGTTTGGGTGTGAAGTTGGGGTTTTTGAAGCGGAGAGAAATTCGAGATTTTCGGAGGTGTATATGGAAAATGTGTTCGCGGCGGCAGTTGGTGATTTGAGGGTGGCGTTTACGGTGGTGCCCGGGTTTCGGTTTGGGCACACGGTAGTGCAAACCCAGGTGTATTTAGTCCCGGGGAAATGCTAA